One window of Paenibacillus sp. FSL K6-3182 genomic DNA carries:
- a CDS encoding aminoglycoside phosphotransferase family protein, translating to MPKKNELISSLLFMANEWGLTDITPHVLSEGGNLIIHLAPYPVVARIAIVLSEADEENAYKIQDRELLIARYLHSKNVPVLLPTSLVDAGPHNVADTWLTLWAYVPPIALQPPSPKEAVDLINKLSKAMKDFEGEVPMLGVWERTCQSAQRLIQNPDERIQALLQKFHKWDEQMREELDLLVPSHGDAHAGNLIPSPEGWLWMDFEDISLMPHYWDLASYVGNLVLFGGTQEPAFTCMLNHSDIVSDQKAFGFAVSARILMSTLGNLDFALAGHGDLEFATKQLELAGPILQLIDLLTGETLKGE from the coding sequence ATGCCTAAGAAAAACGAGCTTATCTCATCATTATTATTTATGGCCAATGAATGGGGGTTAACGGATATCACGCCTCATGTGCTTAGTGAGGGTGGGAATTTAATTATTCATCTAGCTCCTTATCCCGTTGTGGCAAGAATAGCGATTGTCCTCTCTGAAGCAGATGAAGAGAATGCATACAAGATACAGGATCGAGAGCTGCTTATAGCGCGTTACCTTCATTCCAAGAATGTCCCTGTGCTGCTGCCAACTAGCCTTGTTGATGCGGGTCCTCATAACGTTGCAGATACATGGCTGACGCTGTGGGCTTATGTCCCTCCTATAGCCTTGCAACCTCCATCACCGAAGGAAGCAGTTGATCTTATTAACAAACTTTCTAAGGCGATGAAGGACTTCGAAGGTGAGGTTCCTATGCTTGGTGTTTGGGAGCGCACTTGTCAATCAGCACAAAGATTAATCCAAAACCCCGATGAACGAATACAAGCATTATTGCAGAAGTTTCATAAATGGGATGAGCAGATGCGGGAGGAGCTAGACTTGTTAGTACCAAGTCATGGAGATGCCCATGCAGGAAACCTGATACCAAGCCCGGAGGGCTGGTTATGGATGGATTTTGAGGACATATCATTAATGCCCCACTACTGGGATTTGGCCTCCTATGTTGGCAACCTTGTTTTATTTGGTGGAACACAAGAGCCAGCTTTCACATGTATGCTGAATCATTCTGATATTGTTTCTGATCAAAAGGCATTTGGATTTGCAGTTTCTGCACGCATATTGATGTCTACCTTAGGCAATCTGGATTTTGCTCTCGCAGGGCATGGTGATCTGGAGTTTGCAACGAAACAACTTGAATTAGCCGGGCCCATTTTGCAGCTGATAGATCTATTAACAGGCGAGACTCTCAAAGGGGAATAG
- a CDS encoding NUDIX domain-containing protein yields MNKRIIVTGGAIIKDEAGRILLQRRSDYGDWGLPGGGMEAGEKIEDTMIREVLEETGLHVTEYDLYSIYTGPNMQYRYPDGNEVVFVMFIFNVAVDLTGKLAEDGKNVLHKDSNNESLQLVFTKLEDIDIECISSVQKQLFRDLLNHKTDILRG; encoded by the coding sequence ATGAATAAGAGAATTATCGTCACTGGCGGAGCCATTATTAAAGATGAAGCTGGAAGAATATTATTACAGAGAAGATCAGACTACGGAGATTGGGGTCTGCCTGGCGGCGGAATGGAAGCGGGAGAAAAGATTGAGGATACGATGATAAGAGAGGTGTTGGAGGAAACGGGGCTGCATGTAACAGAATATGATTTGTATTCCATTTACACTGGTCCCAATATGCAGTATCGATATCCTGATGGCAATGAAGTTGTATTCGTCATGTTTATCTTCAACGTTGCGGTAGATTTAACAGGTAAATTAGCTGAGGATGGTAAAAATGTACTGCATAAGGATAGCAATAATGAGTCGCTGCAGTTGGTTTTTACGAAGTTGGAGGATATCGATATTGAATGTATTAGCAGCGTGCAGAAGCAGCTTTTTAGGGATCTACTGAATCATAAAACGGATATTTTGCGAGGGTGA
- the metG gene encoding methionine--tRNA ligase: MTNVFIGGAWPYANGSLHLGRLASVLPGDVLARYYRAKGNKVLYVSGSDCHGTPVAVQAIQEGVFPGDIADRFHQEFAECFKQLGFTYDLYTRTDQPFHHQVVQQLFLTLLEKGHLYKKTIQQTYCETDQRFLPDRYVEGICPVCSNRARGDQCDYCSTLLDPADLTDKTCKLCGNPPIERPTEHYYLALSSFQAELTKYAKKTKGWKENAVQLTQRYLAEGLQDRAATRDLDWGVAVPVAGFEDKKIYVWIEAVSGYLSASQQWAAETGGSWEAFWKDGNEDITAYYVHGKDNIPFHTLIWPAVLIGAEEYHLPDRIISCVYMTLEGKKFSTSNNWAVWVPDILKRYEPDSIRYFLIANGPEKRDTDFSWREFIYSHNGELLGAFGNLVNRTLAFVNKSFEGNVPESKQSAEWIKAITSLYVESGAFIEEGRLKEAIELIFATIRRANKYFDEQKPWIQIKENREACAFTINTCVQIIANLSQLLNPFIPFSCEKIRRFLTLPEPSWELITVAANQKIQGLELLFERIDVGRIEEETNALKIQSKRE; the protein is encoded by the coding sequence CGGTTCATTGCATTTGGGAAGATTGGCGAGTGTATTGCCAGGGGATGTATTGGCACGCTATTACCGCGCAAAAGGAAATAAGGTGTTGTACGTATCTGGGAGTGACTGTCACGGTACACCTGTTGCGGTGCAAGCGATTCAGGAAGGTGTTTTTCCGGGAGATATTGCAGATCGATTTCATCAGGAATTTGCTGAATGTTTTAAACAGCTTGGGTTTACGTATGATTTGTATACTCGAACAGACCAGCCATTTCATCACCAAGTCGTTCAACAGTTATTTTTGACACTTTTAGAAAAAGGACATTTATATAAAAAAACAATCCAACAAACGTATTGTGAAACAGATCAACGATTTTTGCCGGATCGATATGTTGAAGGGATTTGCCCTGTTTGCAGCAACCGTGCGAGAGGCGATCAATGTGATTATTGTTCAACCTTGCTTGACCCAGCCGACCTGACAGACAAGACATGCAAGCTTTGCGGGAATCCTCCAATTGAGCGGCCAACGGAACATTATTATCTTGCACTCTCTTCCTTCCAAGCTGAATTGACTAAGTATGCAAAAAAAACAAAAGGTTGGAAAGAAAATGCAGTACAATTAACGCAAAGATATCTTGCAGAAGGGCTTCAAGATCGAGCGGCGACAAGGGACTTGGATTGGGGCGTGGCGGTTCCGGTTGCAGGCTTCGAGGATAAAAAAATTTACGTCTGGATTGAAGCAGTGAGCGGATATTTATCGGCAAGCCAGCAGTGGGCTGCTGAAACAGGCGGCAGCTGGGAGGCCTTCTGGAAGGACGGAAATGAGGATATAACCGCTTATTATGTACACGGCAAAGACAATATCCCTTTTCATACTTTGATATGGCCGGCTGTACTGATAGGCGCCGAGGAATACCATTTGCCTGATCGAATCATCTCTTGTGTATACATGACGCTGGAAGGGAAAAAGTTTTCGACAAGCAACAATTGGGCGGTTTGGGTGCCGGACATTTTGAAGCGTTATGAGCCAGACTCTATTCGTTATTTTCTGATCGCAAACGGTCCAGAGAAGCGGGATACTGATTTTTCTTGGCGAGAATTTATTTATAGTCACAACGGAGAGTTGCTTGGCGCATTTGGCAATCTAGTCAATCGTACGCTAGCGTTTGTGAATAAATCTTTTGAAGGAAACGTTCCTGAAAGCAAGCAGAGCGCGGAATGGATAAAAGCCATTACTTCTTTATATGTCGAGTCAGGTGCATTCATTGAAGAAGGACGACTAAAGGAAGCGATTGAGTTAATTTTTGCTACTATTCGTAGAGCAAATAAATATTTTGATGAACAAAAGCCATGGATTCAGATTAAAGAAAATCGAGAGGCTTGTGCTTTTACTATAAACACTTGCGTGCAAATTATAGCGAATCTGTCTCAATTGTTGAACCCGTTTATTCCTTTCTCATGCGAGAAAATAAGAAGGTTTCTAACTCTTCCTGAGCCTAGCTGGGAGCTCATTACTGTAGCTGCTAACCAAAAAATTCAAGGTTTAGAGCTGTTGTTTGAGCGTATTGACGTTGGTCGCATTGAGGAAGAAACAAATGCACTAAAGATTCAATCCAAAAGGGAGTGA
- a CDS encoding NAD-dependent epimerase/dehydratase family protein, translating to MNVIFGTGPLGMAVMRELVALGEPVKMVSLSGKATVPSGVSVKQANVMNEDETKAIMKHAKVVFQCAQPPYQKWHELFLPFQEHIISGAIAAGAKLVVAENVYMYGQVNGSMLEGLPYTAVTKKGKVRADMSSRLLQLYQEGMLQVTMGRGADFFGPNVHHSSVGSRLFKPIVKGKACTVMGNPDKKHTYTFIDDFGKALVVLSQHEDAFGRAWHVPNDATVTTREFVETAYRLAGFPANIQTMGKTMLRIGGLFIPAARESIEMLYQFENDFIIDSSLFSEKFGLTATPLEEAIAKTLESTVG from the coding sequence ATGAATGTGATTTTCGGAACGGGTCCGCTGGGTATGGCCGTCATGAGGGAGCTTGTTGCTCTTGGAGAACCTGTCAAAATGGTTAGTTTGAGCGGGAAAGCGACTGTGCCTTCAGGGGTGAGTGTAAAGCAAGCGAACGTAATGAATGAGGATGAGACAAAGGCCATAATGAAACATGCAAAGGTTGTCTTTCAGTGTGCGCAGCCGCCATATCAGAAGTGGCATGAATTGTTTTTGCCTTTTCAGGAGCATATCATTTCGGGAGCTATAGCTGCAGGAGCGAAGCTGGTCGTTGCCGAAAATGTATATATGTATGGGCAGGTTAATGGGAGCATGCTTGAAGGATTACCGTACACAGCTGTGACTAAAAAGGGGAAAGTACGCGCAGACATGTCTAGTCGACTGCTGCAGCTCTATCAAGAGGGAATGCTGCAGGTGACGATGGGGCGGGGAGCGGATTTTTTTGGACCGAATGTTCACCATTCTTCTGTTGGTTCACGGTTGTTCAAGCCGATAGTGAAAGGCAAAGCGTGCACGGTTATGGGGAATCCGGATAAGAAGCATACGTATACGTTTATCGATGATTTTGGGAAAGCGCTCGTTGTGTTAAGTCAACATGAAGATGCATTTGGCCGTGCCTGGCATGTTCCGAACGATGCTACAGTTACAACAAGAGAATTTGTTGAAACAGCTTATCGACTTGCTGGATTCCCTGCAAACATTCAAACGATGGGAAAAACGATGCTTCGAATAGGGGGATTGTTTATACCGGCAGCGCGAGAAAGCATCGAAATGCTGTACCAGTTCGAAAATGATTTTATTATTGACAGCAGTCTATTTTCAGAGAAGTTTGGCTTGACGGCTACACCCTTAGAGGAAGCTATAGCTAAAACATTGGAATCCACTGTAGGGTAG
- a CDS encoding bleomycin resistance protein encodes MENKSANLVQLKGPSLVFLVADIHESIHFYEDIGFTSENIGGHIHMNYGDVTFILHEARLKSDIRPNSSVEGGLYFDAFCYTNPEGLRQLHKLFISKDVKIVQGPHWSDGWSELTIVDNNGYRIAFGG; translated from the coding sequence GTGGAAAATAAGAGTGCAAACTTGGTTCAATTGAAAGGACCATCATTGGTTTTTCTAGTAGCCGATATACACGAATCGATCCATTTTTATGAAGATATCGGATTTACTTCAGAAAATATTGGCGGACACATCCATATGAACTACGGAGATGTGACCTTCATTCTACACGAGGCTAGATTGAAAAGTGATATTCGGCCTAATTCCTCAGTAGAAGGCGGACTTTATTTTGATGCTTTCTGTTATACGAATCCTGAGGGATTAAGACAGTTACATAAGTTGTTTATTTCAAAAGATGTGAAGATTGTGCAAGGACCGCATTGGTCAGATGGATGGAGTGAGCTTACCATTGTCGACAATAACGGTTATCGTATAGCGTTCGGTGGGTGA
- a CDS encoding MerR family transcriptional regulator, whose product MSNDQFYSIGQAAKICNIAVQTLRFYDKIGLVIPSHTDKSTGYRYYSNYELLYIKIVQDMKTLQFSLDEIKAALKDGSLSSLIEKLELKRRNTITEIEQLEQLVQLIGKRSEQINYLLDLGDELKNLDVLVELKHLPERLILSDRSRSACGMEASVVKFTRLFQQAEANGLIPKQLMTIYHENILTFDREDSDLEFCISTDAIGAHAPNDYSRIIPEGEYITALYCGIPNAESCKRIYSKLLEWMEKHNYIEAGPSIELYLVDMAQMMKPEEFIVELQVSVRKALTL is encoded by the coding sequence ATGAGCAACGATCAATTCTACTCTATAGGCCAAGCGGCAAAGATATGTAATATCGCTGTTCAAACACTGCGCTTTTACGACAAGATCGGCTTGGTCATACCCAGCCATACGGATAAATCCACTGGTTATCGGTATTACTCCAATTATGAACTTCTTTATATTAAAATCGTCCAAGACATGAAAACATTGCAATTTTCTCTTGATGAAATAAAAGCAGCTTTAAAAGATGGAAGCTTAAGCAGTTTAATAGAGAAGCTAGAATTAAAACGAAGGAACACGATTACTGAAATAGAACAATTAGAGCAGCTGGTACAACTGATTGGAAAGAGATCGGAACAAATCAATTATTTGCTGGATTTAGGCGATGAGCTTAAAAACCTTGATGTGTTAGTGGAATTAAAACATTTGCCGGAGCGGCTTATCCTATCTGATCGCAGCAGATCAGCCTGCGGGATGGAAGCATCGGTTGTGAAGTTTACACGATTATTTCAGCAGGCGGAAGCAAATGGATTAATTCCGAAGCAATTGATGACGATTTACCATGAAAATATTTTGACATTTGATCGAGAGGATTCTGATTTGGAGTTTTGTATTTCTACTGACGCTATTGGTGCTCACGCTCCAAATGATTATAGCCGAATTATTCCTGAAGGCGAGTATATTACAGCTCTTTATTGCGGAATTCCGAATGCTGAATCGTGCAAACGGATTTACAGCAAGCTGCTGGAGTGGATGGAGAAGCATAACTACATCGAAGCGGGCCCATCGATTGAGCTGTATTTGGTTGATATGGCTCAAATGATGAAGCCGGAGGAGTTTATTGTAGAGCTTCAAGTTTCTGTTCGAAAAGCGTTGACCCTATAG